From a single Shewanella denitrificans OS217 genomic region:
- the rimK gene encoding 30S ribosomal protein S6--L-glutamate ligase — MHIAIMSRNKNLYSTRRLKEAAIARGHDVKVVDHISCYMNINMTSPSIHMKGVELPKFDAVIPRIGASVTFYGTAVLRQFEMMGVHPLNESVAITRSRDKLRSLQLLSRKSIGLPVTGFANKPSDVPDLLDMVGGAPCVIKLLEGTQGIGVVLAETRKAAESVIEAFMGLKANIMVQEYIKEAGGADIRCFVIGDKVIAAMKRQALPGEFRSNLHRGGSATIVKLTPEERSTALRAAKTMGLNVAGVDILRSKHGPLVMEVNSSPGLEGIEKATGIDVADKIIQFIEKNVKATSTKTKGVG, encoded by the coding sequence ATGCATATCGCTATTATGTCACGGAACAAAAATTTGTATTCGACACGTAGGCTCAAGGAAGCGGCTATTGCTCGTGGCCATGATGTCAAAGTGGTTGACCATATCAGCTGCTACATGAACATCAATATGACCTCTCCAAGCATTCATATGAAAGGCGTCGAGTTGCCAAAATTTGATGCGGTTATTCCACGTATTGGGGCTTCGGTGACCTTCTACGGTACTGCGGTTCTGCGCCAGTTTGAAATGATGGGGGTGCACCCGCTTAACGAGTCTGTGGCTATCACGCGTTCACGTGATAAATTGCGTTCATTGCAGTTGTTATCGCGTAAAAGCATAGGCTTACCCGTAACAGGTTTTGCGAACAAGCCTTCTGATGTGCCTGATTTATTAGACATGGTTGGCGGCGCGCCTTGCGTAATCAAACTACTTGAAGGCACCCAAGGTATTGGTGTGGTGCTGGCCGAAACTCGCAAAGCGGCAGAATCTGTGATTGAAGCCTTTATGGGCCTTAAGGCCAACATCATGGTGCAAGAATACATCAAAGAAGCGGGCGGCGCAGATATTCGCTGTTTCGTCATTGGCGATAAAGTGATTGCCGCCATGAAGCGTCAAGCTTTGCCTGGTGAATTCCGCTCTAACCTGCATCGCGGTGGCAGCGCTACGATTGTTAAATTGACTCCAGAAGAGCGCTCAACCGCCCTTCGTGCAGCCAAGACCATGGGCTTAAATGTTGCTGGTGTTGATATTTTACGCTCCAAACACGGCCCACTAGTGATGGAAGTTAACTCATCCCCAGGCCTTGAAGGCATCGAAAAAGCCACAGGGATTGACGTGGCCGATAAGATTATTCAGTTTATAGAAAAAAATGTAAAAGCGACCAGCACTAAGACCAAGGGAGTCGGTTAA
- a CDS encoding ATP-dependent zinc protease family protein — protein MTEDTLGLVGWREWGTFPEIGNEKVKMKVDTGARTSCLHAFKIKPFQKNNEKWIRVWFHPEQESDREVVCEFPIFDRRDVSDSGGHRTKRYVIKTPIIMGGKKFDIELTLTNRDNMKFRMLLGRRALEGRFLVNSAKSYLTGE, from the coding sequence ATGACTGAAGATACCCTAGGTTTAGTGGGTTGGCGCGAGTGGGGCACATTTCCTGAAATTGGTAATGAAAAAGTCAAAATGAAGGTAGATACTGGGGCGCGCACTTCGTGCTTGCATGCCTTTAAGATTAAGCCCTTTCAAAAGAACAATGAAAAATGGATCCGTGTTTGGTTTCACCCAGAGCAAGAGTCAGATAGGGAGGTCGTCTGTGAGTTTCCTATTTTCGATCGCCGAGATGTCAGTGATTCAGGCGGACACAGAACCAAGCGTTACGTTATAAAAACGCCAATCATTATGGGCGGCAAGAAATTTGATATTGAATTAACTTTGACTAACCGAGATAACATGAAATTTCGCATGTTACTGGGGCGACGTGCATTAGAAGGGCGCTTCTTGGTTAATTCTGCTAAATCCTATCTAACTGGAGAATAA
- a CDS encoding DUF2461 domain-containing protein, giving the protein MQTPSYFTPASFDFLTKLEHNNNREWFKANQAEYELQVRTPALHFIEAMSGSVVDLSPRLTAVAKKVGGSLMRPQRDSRFSKDKTPYKLNVGIQFRHFQAKDVHAPGLYLHLANDGCFIAAGIWHPESKALNAIRHCIDENPKGYQKAIANLTAAGFELSGDSLSRPPRGFDKSHPLIDELKRKDFIAIKDISLEQVCQLDLVDFCAQQYQYTSALMYYLCFALDLDF; this is encoded by the coding sequence ATGCAAACCCCAAGCTATTTTACCCCAGCAAGTTTTGATTTCCTGACCAAGCTTGAGCACAATAATAACCGTGAATGGTTTAAGGCGAATCAAGCGGAATATGAGTTGCAAGTCCGCACGCCGGCTCTGCATTTTATTGAAGCCATGAGTGGCTCGGTAGTCGATTTATCACCTAGGCTCACCGCAGTGGCAAAGAAAGTGGGCGGCAGCTTAATGCGCCCGCAAAGGGATAGCCGTTTTAGCAAGGACAAGACGCCCTATAAACTTAATGTCGGCATTCAATTTCGCCATTTCCAAGCTAAAGATGTCCATGCCCCTGGGCTTTACTTACATCTAGCCAATGACGGCTGCTTTATCGCAGCGGGCATTTGGCATCCAGAATCCAAGGCACTCAATGCCATTCGCCATTGTATCGATGAAAACCCCAAGGGTTACCAGAAAGCCATCGCAAACTTAACCGCAGCAGGGTTCGAACTGTCGGGAGATAGCCTAAGCCGCCCACCTAGAGGCTTTGATAAGAGTCACCCCTTGATTGATGAGCTTAAGCGCAAGGATTTTATCGCCATTAAAGACATAAGCCTTGAGCAGGTGTGCCAATTAGACTTGGTTGATTTTTGTGCCCAGCAATACCAGTACACCAGCGCACTGATGTACTATTTGTGTTTCGCCTTAGATTTGGATTTCTAA
- a CDS encoding RsmB/NOP family class I SAM-dependent RNA methyltransferase has product MTQQALAPMLPSFDPKHTELDSLNGTQKRALSYAGTIHRLFTLVLISKQPADRVLGQYFRENKKHGSKDRRIIRETLFGLFRWWGWGQQLLSKEIQAEANIWYSLLSSTALLEQHAWQDIRSAWQAFAALDSQLIHESEQLLTQGVSVTHKLKAFSSLTGVNEAKVDDLLPLWFWQHCKLDEAAKLPLIEAMSSRPPLWLRVQKHSRTAVIAELANTEITAEASEYFSDALSLGYQSINLNEVSLYKQGHLEVQDLGSQVIGQICQPKADEHWWDTCSGAGGKTLQLRSLMYQQANSSNGESGSITSSDIRSNALEELKKRAARAGFDGISIAKWNSDALPVEANAFDGVLVDAPCSCTGTWRRNPDMRWLDTASAIEDKPALQLDILTRSSKAVKAGGQLVYATCSLADAENQAVVNDFLANNSEFELLEIEHPFNGETTKMLTVWPQDANSDGMFVAKMVKR; this is encoded by the coding sequence ATGACTCAACAAGCCCTTGCCCCCATGCTGCCAAGCTTTGACCCTAAGCATACTGAACTCGATAGCCTCAATGGCACACAAAAACGTGCTCTTAGCTATGCTGGCACCATTCATCGATTATTCACCCTAGTATTAATCAGCAAACAGCCTGCAGATCGGGTGTTAGGGCAATATTTTCGGGAAAATAAGAAGCATGGTTCTAAAGACAGGCGCATCATTCGCGAGACATTATTCGGCTTATTTCGTTGGTGGGGTTGGGGACAGCAACTTCTCAGTAAAGAAATACAAGCTGAAGCCAATATTTGGTACAGCTTACTAAGCAGCACAGCCCTGTTAGAGCAGCACGCCTGGCAAGATATTCGCAGCGCCTGGCAGGCGTTCGCAGCGCTTGATAGTCAACTAATTCATGAAAGTGAGCAATTGCTTACCCAAGGGGTCAGTGTCACTCACAAGCTTAAGGCGTTTAGCAGCTTAACGGGTGTTAATGAGGCCAAGGTGGACGACTTATTACCCTTGTGGTTTTGGCAACATTGCAAGCTAGATGAAGCCGCTAAATTACCCCTTATTGAAGCCATGAGCAGCAGACCGCCACTTTGGCTTAGGGTGCAAAAGCACAGCCGTACGGCAGTGATCGCAGAACTCGCCAATACTGAGATAACCGCAGAGGCCAGTGAGTATTTCAGTGACGCGTTAAGCCTTGGATATCAAAGCATTAATCTCAATGAAGTGAGCCTTTACAAACAAGGGCATCTTGAAGTGCAAGACTTAGGCTCTCAAGTGATAGGTCAAATTTGTCAACCAAAAGCCGATGAGCATTGGTGGGATACTTGCAGTGGCGCAGGAGGTAAAACCTTACAGTTAAGATCGTTAATGTATCAACAAGCCAACAGCAGTAACGGCGAAAGTGGCAGCATCACATCATCAGATATTCGCAGTAATGCCTTAGAAGAATTAAAAAAGCGCGCCGCACGGGCAGGATTTGATGGGATTAGCATAGCAAAATGGAACAGCGATGCCTTGCCAGTAGAGGCAAATGCGTTTGATGGGGTATTAGTGGATGCACCTTGTAGCTGCACTGGCACTTGGCGCAGAAACCCCGACATGCGCTGGCTCGATACCGCCAGCGCCATTGAAGATAAACCCGCATTGCAACTGGATATTCTGACTCGCAGTAGCAAGGCCGTTAAAGCCGGCGGACAGCTAGTTTACGCCACTTGCTCCTTGGCGGACGCCGAGAACCAAGCCGTGGTCAATGACTTCTTAGCCAATAATTCAGAGTTTGAGTTGCTAGAAATTGAACATCCATTTAACGGCGAGACGACCAAGATGCTAACCGTATGGCCACAAGATGCCAACAGCGACGGCATGTTTGTCGCTAAGATGGTTAAGAGATAG
- the galE gene encoding UDP-glucose 4-epimerase GalE yields MKILVTGGAGYIGSHTILEMLAVGLDIIIADNLSNSSLESIRRVESIAAKKVTFCQGDILDKTFLRDIFKRHSIDAVVHFAGLKAVGESVEQPLRYYENNVTGTLYLCQVMAEFGVKNLVFSSSATVYGDPSALPITEDFPTSATNPYGQSKLMVELMLADLAKADSSWNIACLRYFNPVGAHESGLIGEDPNGIPNNLLPFIAQVAVGKRSHVNVFGNDYDTHDGTGVRDYIHVVDLALGHIKALEKITKGSGFVTYNLGTGQGYSVLEMINAFEKACGHKLAYEVVARRAGDIAACYAEPNKALNELGWQATHSLRDMVNSSWKWQSLNPNGYK; encoded by the coding sequence ATGAAAATCTTAGTTACAGGCGGTGCAGGTTATATAGGCTCGCACACTATTTTAGAAATGCTAGCCGTGGGTTTAGATATCATCATTGCTGATAATTTATCTAACTCGAGTCTAGAATCTATAAGGCGAGTTGAGTCAATTGCGGCTAAAAAAGTGACTTTTTGCCAAGGTGACATTTTAGATAAAACTTTTTTAAGGGATATCTTTAAGCGTCATAGCATAGATGCTGTGGTCCACTTCGCTGGCCTTAAAGCCGTGGGTGAATCTGTTGAGCAGCCTCTACGGTATTATGAAAACAATGTCACAGGTACTTTATATCTATGCCAAGTGATGGCAGAATTTGGCGTTAAAAACCTAGTTTTTAGCTCATCGGCTACGGTTTATGGTGACCCTTCGGCTCTGCCAATCACTGAGGATTTCCCTACTAGTGCGACCAATCCTTACGGACAATCAAAACTCATGGTTGAGCTCATGTTAGCTGATCTTGCTAAAGCAGACTCCAGTTGGAATATTGCTTGTTTGCGTTATTTTAATCCCGTGGGTGCTCACGAAAGCGGCCTGATTGGCGAAGATCCTAACGGTATTCCAAACAACTTATTGCCTTTTATTGCCCAGGTGGCAGTAGGTAAGCGTAGCCATGTGAATGTGTTTGGCAATGACTATGACACGCACGATGGTACTGGGGTACGTGATTATATTCATGTAGTTGATTTAGCCTTAGGCCATATCAAGGCGCTAGAGAAAATAACTAAAGGCTCAGGCTTTGTGACCTACAACCTTGGCACTGGCCAAGGCTATAGCGTGCTTGAAATGATTAATGCTTTCGAAAAGGCTTGTGGCCATAAACTTGCCTATGAAGTGGTTGCCCGCCGTGCGGGTGACATCGCTGCTTGTTATGCTGAGCCGAACAAAGCCCTAAATGAACTTGGCTGGCAAGCCACCCACTCTTTGCGCGATATGGTTAATAGCAGCTGGAAATGGCAAAGCCTGAACCCTAACGGGTATAAGTAA
- a CDS encoding polysaccharide biosynthesis protein has product MDFLQSMFSLKRAHKRAVSVTIDSLFLCVAFWAALLVRVDDVNVLVNSQYWLLLILVVPLSIIGFIKFGLYRAVLRYMGLQALTAILLGVIISTIALVLIAYYTDAQLPRTVPIIYAAFALVFVGGTRAMVRSLVGSGMKRNGEPVIIYGAGVSGRQLVMALVQSHEYYPFAFVDDDEAVQGSVIQGVHVHSPSIIKKLIKQKAATKVLLAIPSASRSRRQEILLQLEPLSVQVLTLPAMADLVSGNKLYSDIKEVEIDDLLGRDSVTPRQDLLTANIKDKVVMVTGAGGSIGSELCRQILKQAPKKLVLFELSEFALYAIESELTATAIELGLTVRILPMMGSVQKENRVQAVMEAFGVQTVYHAAAYKHVPLVEHNVVEGVRNNVFGTLYTARAAIKAKVETFVLVSTDKAVRPTNVMGTTKRMAELVLQAFAKEKHSTRFCMVRFGNVLGSSGSVVPLFRKQIANGGPVTVTHPEITRFFMTIPEASQLVIQAGAMGKGGDVFVLDMGKSVKIVDLATKMIRLSGFEVKNELNPDGDVAIEFTGLRPGEKLYEELLIGDDVTGTEHERIMTANELYLSWANYSAILDKLDLACHEFDHERIRAILLSTPTGFAPTDGICDLLFQQREKISGTKKNVVNFVL; this is encoded by the coding sequence ATGGATTTTTTACAAAGCATGTTTAGCTTAAAGCGTGCCCATAAGCGTGCTGTGAGCGTTACGATTGACTCTCTTTTCCTGTGTGTCGCATTCTGGGCAGCGTTATTAGTTAGAGTTGATGATGTTAATGTGTTGGTTAATTCACAATATTGGCTATTACTTATATTGGTCGTTCCCTTAAGTATCATAGGCTTTATCAAATTTGGTCTATATCGCGCAGTGCTTAGGTACATGGGGTTACAAGCACTCACGGCCATTTTATTAGGCGTAATAATCTCTACGATCGCCTTAGTGTTAATTGCTTATTATACCGATGCACAACTCCCAAGAACTGTGCCTATCATTTATGCTGCGTTTGCATTAGTTTTTGTGGGCGGCACTCGTGCTATGGTTCGCTCTCTTGTTGGCTCTGGCATGAAGCGTAATGGTGAGCCGGTAATCATTTATGGTGCAGGAGTGAGTGGTCGCCAACTGGTTATGGCATTGGTGCAAAGCCATGAGTATTATCCCTTTGCTTTTGTTGATGATGATGAAGCCGTACAAGGTTCTGTTATTCAGGGAGTACATGTTCATTCTCCTTCTATCATTAAAAAGTTAATTAAGCAGAAAGCGGCAACAAAAGTATTATTGGCAATTCCTAGCGCTTCTAGATCCAGGCGACAGGAGATATTACTTCAGTTAGAGCCATTATCGGTACAAGTACTCACTTTGCCTGCGATGGCTGATCTGGTTAGTGGTAATAAGCTCTATAGCGACATTAAAGAAGTCGAAATCGATGACTTATTAGGCCGTGATTCGGTGACTCCAAGGCAAGATCTATTAACCGCGAACATTAAAGATAAAGTCGTCATGGTAACTGGCGCTGGCGGTTCTATTGGTTCAGAACTCTGTCGTCAAATTTTAAAGCAAGCGCCTAAAAAGTTAGTTCTCTTTGAGCTGTCTGAATTTGCGCTCTATGCCATCGAATCAGAACTAACAGCTACAGCGATTGAATTAGGGTTAACAGTACGCATTTTACCTATGATGGGCTCGGTACAAAAAGAGAATCGGGTTCAGGCGGTAATGGAAGCATTTGGGGTACAAACCGTATACCACGCAGCAGCCTATAAGCATGTCCCCTTAGTTGAGCACAATGTGGTAGAAGGCGTACGTAATAATGTATTTGGTACCCTGTATACTGCAAGAGCCGCGATTAAAGCTAAGGTTGAGACATTCGTGCTTGTATCAACGGATAAAGCCGTGCGACCCACCAATGTGATGGGTACCACTAAGCGTATGGCTGAGCTGGTATTGCAGGCTTTTGCCAAAGAGAAACACAGTACGCGTTTTTGCATGGTGCGTTTTGGCAATGTACTCGGCTCATCAGGCTCTGTAGTGCCTTTATTTCGCAAACAAATTGCTAATGGCGGCCCTGTTACTGTCACGCACCCCGAAATTACCCGCTTCTTTATGACAATACCCGAAGCCTCTCAACTTGTTATCCAGGCCGGCGCTATGGGTAAAGGCGGAGATGTGTTTGTACTGGATATGGGAAAGTCGGTTAAAATTGTCGATTTAGCCACTAAAATGATCCGTTTAAGCGGCTTTGAAGTGAAGAACGAATTAAATCCTGATGGTGATGTGGCCATAGAGTTTACGGGTTTACGTCCAGGCGAAAAACTCTATGAAGAGTTGCTTATTGGTGATGATGTCACTGGCACCGAGCACGAACGTATCATGACTGCCAACGAATTGTATTTAAGCTGGGCTAATTATTCAGCTATTTTGGATAAATTGGATTTAGCCTGTCATGAGTTTGATCATGAGAGAATTCGCGCAATTCTGTTAAGCACCCCAACAGGCTTTGCCCCTACTGATGGTATTTGTGATCTGTTGTTTCAGCAGAGAGAAAAAATATCTGGTACTAAAAAGAATGTGGTGAATTTCGTATTATGA
- a CDS encoding DegT/DnrJ/EryC1/StrS family aminotransferase yields MLNSPFSPWPSFSQNEADAVSRVLLSNKVNYWTGSECRDFEKEFAVWADSQYAIALSNGTLALDLALKALDIGPGDEVIVTPRTFLASVSCVVTAGATPVFADVDLNSQNIEADTIAQVITPKTKAVIVVHLAGMPADMDPIMALAKQHDFFVIEDCAQAHGAKYKGKSVGSIGHIGAWSFCQDKIMTTGGEGGMVTTNDITLWSRMWSYKDHGKSFDAIYNREHPAGFRWLHESFGTNWRMTELQGVIGRIQLTKMAEWTKKRRENSALIDAAVSDLKIVRTVCVAENIEHAEYKHYLFIQPEFLADGWCRDRIVEAINELGVPAFQGSCSEVYLEKAFDHTPWRPAVSLPNAKVLGETSLMFLVHPTLTANEVSKMCKVIVDILTLASKC; encoded by the coding sequence ATGCTAAATTCGCCTTTTTCACCTTGGCCTTCGTTCTCACAAAATGAAGCAGATGCCGTCAGTCGTGTGTTGCTTTCAAATAAAGTGAATTACTGGACAGGTTCAGAATGTCGAGATTTTGAGAAAGAGTTTGCTGTTTGGGCTGACTCTCAATACGCGATAGCGTTAAGCAATGGCACGCTAGCGTTAGATCTTGCCTTGAAAGCGCTAGATATAGGACCTGGGGATGAAGTTATTGTCACTCCACGTACTTTTTTAGCATCGGTTTCTTGTGTTGTTACGGCGGGGGCTACCCCGGTGTTTGCCGATGTTGATCTCAATAGCCAGAACATTGAAGCTGACACCATAGCTCAAGTCATCACACCCAAAACCAAGGCTGTAATTGTGGTCCATCTTGCTGGTATGCCTGCTGATATGGACCCCATTATGGCGCTTGCCAAGCAACATGACTTTTTTGTGATTGAAGACTGTGCTCAGGCCCATGGTGCTAAGTATAAAGGTAAGAGTGTCGGCTCTATTGGTCACATCGGTGCATGGTCTTTCTGCCAAGATAAGATTATGACCACAGGCGGCGAAGGTGGCATGGTGACCACAAATGATATCACCTTATGGTCAAGAATGTGGTCTTACAAAGATCATGGAAAAAGCTTTGATGCCATTTATAACAGAGAGCATCCTGCAGGTTTTCGTTGGTTGCATGAGTCTTTTGGCACTAATTGGCGGATGACAGAGTTGCAAGGTGTTATAGGCCGAATTCAACTTACCAAAATGGCTGAATGGACTAAAAAACGCCGTGAGAATTCTGCATTAATCGATGCTGCAGTTTCAGATTTGAAAATAGTCCGGACTGTTTGTGTCGCTGAAAATATTGAGCATGCTGAATATAAACATTATTTGTTTATCCAACCTGAGTTTTTAGCCGATGGTTGGTGCCGCGATCGTATCGTTGAAGCGATAAATGAGCTTGGCGTCCCAGCATTTCAAGGAAGTTGCTCTGAAGTTTACTTAGAGAAGGCGTTTGACCACACTCCATGGCGTCCAGCTGTGAGTCTACCCAATGCAAAGGTACTTGGTGAAACGAGCTTGATGTTCTTGGTACACCCAACATTAACAGCTAACGAAGTCAGTAAAATGTGCAAGGTGATTGTTGATATATTGACGCTTGCAAGTAAGTGTTAG
- a CDS encoding acetyltransferase, giving the protein MDPDINRVLYIIGASGHGKVIADLAELLGYTVYFYDDAYPEKQQIEHWTVLGTFDDLLQLEPDKINVAVAIGNNVIRQEKILLCEKHHYQLPRLIHPSAIISKYAQVGTGTVVLAGAVINAFARIGRGCIINTASVVEHDCIINDFVHISPNSALAGSVFIGECSWIGIGSQINQLVNVDEHVLIGAGSTVVKNIPANVVAFGSPAKVISHNR; this is encoded by the coding sequence GTGGATCCTGATATCAACAGGGTTTTATATATCATTGGTGCCAGTGGGCATGGAAAAGTCATTGCCGATCTTGCGGAGTTACTCGGTTATACTGTCTATTTTTATGATGATGCTTATCCAGAGAAGCAGCAAATAGAGCACTGGACTGTTCTTGGTACCTTTGACGATTTATTGCAATTAGAGCCGGACAAGATAAATGTCGCAGTTGCTATTGGTAATAATGTTATTCGGCAAGAAAAGATACTGCTGTGCGAAAAACATCATTATCAACTTCCTAGGCTCATTCACCCTAGTGCAATCATTAGTAAATATGCACAAGTAGGTACTGGAACAGTTGTTCTTGCTGGGGCTGTAATTAATGCTTTTGCTAGGATTGGTCGTGGATGTATTATTAATACAGCGTCAGTCGTTGAACATGATTGTATCATTAATGATTTCGTGCATATTTCCCCTAATTCAGCTCTAGCAGGTTCCGTTTTCATTGGTGAGTGTTCATGGATTGGCATTGGTAGTCAAATCAATCAGTTAGTTAATGTTGATGAGCACGTGTTGATTGGTGCTGGAAGTACTGTTGTGAAAAACATTCCTGCTAATGTCGTTGCTTTTGGCTCGCCAGCTAAAGTTATTAGTCATAATCGTTAA
- a CDS encoding sugar transferase translates to MIKRFFDIVVSLMTIFLLLPIFLFLMLLVSIKIGSPVIFVQKRPGIHGKLLHLYKFRSMSNAVDEHGSLLPDAERLTSFGMKLRSTSLDEIPSLFNVLKGDMSLVGPRPLLVEYLPLYSQEQARRHNVRPGITGWAQINGRNAISWEDKFKFDVWYVDNQSFWLDIKILLLTVKKVFVREGISADGHVTIEPFRGSERGS, encoded by the coding sequence ATGATTAAAAGATTTTTTGATATAGTAGTCTCATTAATGACAATTTTTTTATTGTTGCCTATTTTTTTATTTTTAATGTTGCTAGTGTCAATAAAAATTGGTAGCCCAGTTATTTTTGTACAAAAACGACCAGGTATACATGGTAAATTGTTGCATTTATACAAGTTTCGTTCAATGAGCAATGCAGTCGATGAGCATGGATCTCTTTTACCTGATGCTGAGCGTTTAACTTCTTTTGGGATGAAACTACGCTCTACCAGTTTAGATGAGATACCAAGTTTGTTTAATGTATTGAAAGGTGACATGAGCTTAGTCGGACCTCGCCCATTATTGGTAGAATATCTGCCTCTGTATTCTCAAGAACAAGCTCGCAGGCATAATGTTCGTCCTGGCATTACCGGTTGGGCACAAATCAATGGACGCAATGCGATTAGCTGGGAAGATAAGTTTAAGTTTGATGTTTGGTATGTTGATAATCAAAGTTTTTGGTTAGATATTAAAATATTGTTGTTAACGGTAAAAAAAGTCTTCGTGCGGGAAGGTATTAGTGCTGATGGTCATGTAACCATTGAACCATTTAGAGGGTCAGAACGTGGATCCTGA
- a CDS encoding glycosyltransferase produces the protein MKKLLIVTTVPETLATILQSQPTFLNEEYEVFLASSTGIQQVADIENVRCFTINMYRGYSPFKDLFSIFKMFYLLLRIKPHIIHSYTPKAGLVCAIAAYFARVPHRIHTFTGLLFPTATGFKHLILKFTDKLVIYLNTHIVCEGYGVWRQFYRFGFSESKFEVIGNGNIAGVDLCYFDPDIVDLSVKSNLISSYKLEGCKVFLYVGRLNVDKGIKELVNAFINLNDNSKLLIVGALDTTAPPDDDTLLKIKVNPNIIDFGFLNDIRPIMSISSCLILPSYREGFPNVVLQAGAMELPCIVTDIPGCNEIISHDVNGWLVKPKCIDALESAMNDFLSLDNAKLLSVKKEASENIKTNFERSFYQKKLLNFYNKVLEND, from the coding sequence ATGAAAAAATTATTGATAGTCACGACTGTTCCTGAAACGTTGGCAACTATTTTACAATCACAACCAACCTTCTTAAATGAAGAGTATGAAGTATTTTTGGCTAGTTCCACTGGAATTCAACAAGTTGCTGACATTGAAAATGTAAGATGTTTTACAATTAATATGTACCGAGGGTATTCGCCTTTTAAGGATTTGTTTTCTATTTTTAAAATGTTTTATTTGCTGTTAAGAATTAAACCACACATTATACATTCTTATACCCCAAAGGCAGGTTTAGTCTGTGCCATTGCCGCTTATTTTGCACGAGTACCTCATCGAATTCATACATTTACAGGGTTGCTCTTTCCTACTGCAACAGGATTTAAACACTTAATATTAAAGTTTACAGATAAGTTGGTTATTTATTTAAATACTCACATTGTTTGTGAAGGTTATGGTGTTTGGAGGCAATTTTATCGGTTTGGTTTTTCTGAATCAAAATTTGAAGTTATTGGGAATGGAAATATAGCTGGAGTGGATTTGTGTTATTTTGATCCCGATATTGTAGATTTGTCAGTAAAATCAAATTTAATTTCTAGTTATAAGCTGGAGGGGTGCAAGGTTTTTTTATATGTGGGTCGCTTAAATGTTGACAAAGGCATTAAGGAACTTGTTAATGCATTTATAAATTTGAATGACAATTCTAAATTGTTAATTGTTGGCGCGTTAGATACAACTGCTCCTCCTGATGATGATACGCTTCTGAAAATAAAGGTGAATCCTAATATCATTGACTTTGGTTTTTTAAACGATATTCGTCCAATAATGTCAATTTCAAGTTGTCTAATACTACCAAGTTACAGGGAAGGTTTTCCGAATGTCGTTTTACAAGCTGGAGCTATGGAGTTACCTTGTATTGTAACTGATATTCCAGGCTGTAATGAGATAATTTCGCATGATGTAAATGGTTGGTTGGTTAAACCTAAATGTATTGATGCTTTAGAATCTGCGATGAATGATTTTTTAAGTTTAGATAATGCAAAACTACTTTCTGTCAAAAAAGAAGCAAGTGAAAATATAAAAACCAACTTTGAAAGAAGTTTTTATCAAAAAAAACTTTTAAATTTTTATAATAAGGTTTTAGAAAATGATTAA